One window from the genome of Oryza glaberrima chromosome 3, OglaRS2, whole genome shotgun sequence encodes:
- the LOC127767461 gene encoding uncharacterized protein LOC127767461 isoform X1, which produces MSHPGKFVSVNLNRSYGQPAPSHHGARPSRPSASSGGGGGGGGGGGMVVLSRSRGSSVSKPQPPKLSVPPPLNLPSLRKEHERFDGAAAAAGGGAASAPVRSGAPTAGWTKPAPAVEKPLPPASVPLPGGRPRPPPYGFPEKAAAAAVVLRGEDFPSLKAAVAPPPPPPAQRHKDADGVRVATPETRPPLGMRPQVTPSRAAEPLSSTGGTGTGDHVSAEKAQRNDLGPLPLVRLRYDSDWADDERDTGLTLPERDSRERGFGRSEPAVAGRDIYGGMRDPFKKEPFVKDLIASSKEGGQDAAWRSPMSSQQDRERTDGRPYSAGRGSSAQSSYRESMNGDASKDSWNTSREPGVRVYGQNGAEPYRNARVGETPGERYGNISNNWYRGNPFQNSFVSKVQPFPGNKGPLNNEPPANFGREKRLTGTPAKPLIEDGGFDSITAVNLSAIKKKKEAAKPADFHDPVRESFEAELDRILRLQEQERQRVLEEQARAREIVRKQEEERERLIREEEERQRLVEEEARHAAWLAEQERLEAAKRAEEQRIAREEEKRKAAIEEERRKEGARKKLQELEARIARRQAESNIRDGDLASCINDELLPGAVKDKDVPQSANTDDRHDFDRMGERINTSASSESSSNNRYNDTVPRVHTLRDGHSSLVDREHAHFSGRTSFQDQESAHYSPRRETFTARRGNYPKKDSYDGFATVTVRPSSRGRTNDSPWASEEYHHGRAPRWDAPRENDRFDKQSDFDTEFFSSDRFGDPAWLPSSSHEGPNRHQGEKMFHSSEDNEFPFTRPRYSMRQPRVPPPPAVARSTVGPSTQHANSSFVESGLRESSSREEHTMQTEYGRVYQEASHQHGTSAEGIGLDEQQNGDRENPILGSQSSVSVSSPPSSPPHVSHDEMDVSGDSPALPTSADGDRTVMSDIDHAASTLDAANTSRINTSSTVSHLEDDEWPSENNENRQKQDEYDEESNSYQEDEINEGDDENLDLDDEFAEGHSTHIEMEPVILGFDEGVQVEIPPNPEVELVSMKNTHSGVMEQQVGSSSVCPSDLVTEAEKALRNLALDQINALTDETNNEPSNSLVASAPGSKLHQAPSTDPIMPPASAVSGRSEVPVNLQFGLFSGPSLIPTPVPAIQIGSIQMPINLHNQINPSLSQVHPSPAPLFQFGQLRYVRPIAQNVQSVSQAMPSIHSSAPAPYILNQYGSSGLPNEINQHTHQNIPREAAQSSSIEKSVVSAANLSFMLQHSDSQKLGAPAINQMVDAEGFHNLLDRSSLGENMCRVSKPESHRNHDISLKRNYRPTSNNRESSQVNSDAKIVSGPKAPGAVPGGRGRKYGYAVKESNIRSTSSVDHSNKDSRGLQRRSRRNIRRTEFRVRENVEKNHIQDESFSHSEQNEKPYSNGTAREIPLKNPNRREGDKSFRANEAIDLSAGPSTCANYYSKTERSTHKAPSYERSHSGNKKSRAGGAIPEGDVNASSQAAVARVVRQQGIEIPVDADGFIEVRSKRQIMSVRRELREKENRSKMRIAKAPRKQHQVSLHSSSSPNLNKGTVSLAEPAKKASLDSVMAVESRVIDPAESSVALKGDKASMTPIGQPLVNAESHTNYYAKKPIHSQPSSDAVNSGKLVTSLSEENNKTMPISTPFNIGTWDNSQLNQQVMPLTQTQLEEAMKPGKFEQAGSGFSLEPNNALSPTLGSEKAFPSSASPINSLLAGEKIQFGAVTSPTVLPPVSRTITSGLGPPGSSRPDMKIDRNLPGDSNSTAILFDKETSTTKEPSPNSDDVEAEAEAEAAASAVAVAAISSDEIVGSGADATAASASDNKSFGNKNLAGLASGGQSSTDEPLSVALPADLSVDTPPMSLWHPLPSPQASGPMLSQFPGAQPSHFSCFEMNTMLGGQIFAFGPSDECAGSQGQQPQRSNALPSAPLGAWPQCHSGVESFYRPPTGFAGPFISPGGIPGVQGPPHMVVYNHFAPVGQFSQMGLGFMGTTYIPGDKQPDWKQNQGPPVVGVSQSDPNNQNMVPGQVSSPSVPTPVQHLRPTSIMPIPSPLTMFDIAPFQSSTDIQMQPCWPHMPVAPLHTVPLSVPLQQHPMDGTAAAQFVHNIQVDNKASSNNRFQEPSASVVPADNSKNIPNASATQFTDDLGLVEQPASTSSNAQTVQPSFARVGMISNEVPNSAKVMGRSSNTPNVNPGIATGVSNSNGSQVASMPSKPHQSSSSSGQQYQHQVNNQDRRSRVTQKTGAVNEWQRRSGYQGRNQNSGSDKNLGTGRMKQIYVAKSSSASGHAPSG; this is translated from the exons ATGTCGCACCCCGGCAAGTTCGTCTCCGTTAACCTCAACCGATCCTACGGCCAGCCCGCGCCCTCGCACCATGGAGCCCGCCCCTCGCGCCCCTCCGCCTcatccggtggcggcggcggcgggggtgggggtggcggcATGGTCGTGCTCTCCCGCTCCCGTGGCTCCTCCGTGTCCAAGCCCCAGCCGCCCAAGCTCtccgtcccgccgccgctgaaCCTCCCCTCGCTCCGCAAGGAGCACGAGCGGttcgatggcgccgccgcggccgcgggcggcggggccgcctccgcgcccgtcCGATCCGGGGCGCCCACGGCCGGCTGGACCAAGCCCGCCCCGGCCGTCGAGAAGCCGCTGCCTCCCGCTTCCGTGCCGCTCCCTGGCGGCCGCCCCAGGCCCCCGCCCTATGGATTCCCGGAgaaggctgccgccgccgccgtcgtcttgcGTGGGGAGGACTTCCCTTCCCTGAAAgcggccgtcgcgccgccgcctccgccgcccgcgcaaCGTCACAAGGACGCTGATGGGGTGCGGGTCGCCACTCCGGAGACACGGCCGCCGCTGGGCATGCGACCGCAGGTGACGCCGTCTCGTGCCGCTGAGCCCTTGTCCTCTACTGGTGGCACCGGCACTGGTGATCATGTATCTGCGGAGAAGGCGCAAAGGAATGATTTGGGGCCACTTCCACTTGTCCGGCTTAGGTACGATTCCGACTGGGCTGATGATGAGCGTGATACGGGGTTGACCCTCCCAGAGCGTGACAGTAGGGAGAGGGGATTCGGTAGGAGCGAGCCTGCGGTTGCAGGCCGTGACATTTATGGGGGCATGAGGGATCCCTTCAAAAAAGAGCCCTTTGTAAAAGATTTGATTGCTAGCAGCAAAGAGGGTGGCCAGGATGCGGCGTGGCGATCTCCTATGTCGAGCCAACAAGATAGAGAACGGACAGACGGACGGCCATACAGCGCAGGGAGAGGAAGCAGTGCGCAATCATCTTATCGTGAAAGCATGAATGGTGATGCTTCCAAGGATTCCTGGAATACAAGTAGGGAGCCAGGTGTGCGTGTATATGGACAGAATGGGGCAGAACCGTATAGGAATGCACGTGTGGGGGAGACTCCTGGTGAACGTTATGGCAACATTTCAAATAACTGGTACAGAGGGAATCCTTTCCAGAATAGTTTTGTTTCCAAGGTGCAACCATTCCCTGGTAATAAAGGGCCTTTAAATAATGAGCCACCTGCAAATTTTGGCAGGGAGAAGCGTCTCACCGGAACCCCTGCGAAGCCTTTAATTGAGGATGGAGGTTTCGATAGTATTACAGCTGTTAATTTAAGTGcaataaagaagaaaaaggaggcGGCCAAACCAGCTGATTTCCACGACCCAGTAAGGGAATCGTTTGAGGCAGAGCTTGATAGAATCTTGAGGTTACAGGAGCAAGAAAGGCAACGTGTACTGGAAGAACAGGCAAGGGCCAGAGAAATTGTTCGGAaacaagaggaggagagggagagactaataagagaggaggaagagaggcaaCGGTTGGTGGAAGAAGAGGCAAGACATGCTGCGTGGCTTGCGGAGCAAGAAAGATTGGAAGCTGCTAAAAGAGCTGAGGAGCAGAGAATTGctagggaggaggagaaaaggaaGGCCGCTATTGAGGAGGAGCGGCGTAAAGAAGGTGCACGCAAAAAACTCCAAGAGTTGGAGGCAAGGATTGCTAGACGACAAGCAGAATCGAACATTAGGGATGGGGATCTTGCTTCATGTATCAATGATGAACTTTTGCCTGGAGCCGTGAAGGATAAAGATGTGCCACAATCTGCTAATACTGACGACAGACATGATTTTGATAGAATGGGTGAGCGCATCAATACCTCTGCATCATCGGAGTCCTCTAGTAACAACAGGTACAATGATACAGTTCCAAGAGTGCACACTTTGAGAGATGGACACTCATCGCTTGTTGATAGAGAACATGCACATTTTAGTGGAAGGACATCATTTCAAGACCAGGAAAGTGCTCACTACAGTCCACGGCGTGAAACTTTCACTGCAAGGAGGGGAAATTACCCTAAGAAAGATTCTTATGATGGTTTTGCGACTGTGACAGTCAGGCCATCTTCGAGAGGCCGGACTAACGATTCACCTTGGGCATCAGAAGAGTACCATCATGGAAGGGCTCCAAGGTGGGATGCACCAAGGGAGAACGATAGGTTTGACAAGCAATCTGACTTCGACACTGAGTTTTTTAGTAGCGACAGATTTGGAGATCCAGCTTGGCTGCCCAGTAGTTCACATGAGGGCCCCAATCGTCACCAAGGAGAGAAGATGTTTCATAGCTCTGAGGATAATGAGTTCCCTTTTACAAGGCCCCGTTACTCGATGCGGCAACCACGTGTACCCCCACCCCCAGCTGTGGCCAGAAGTACGGTTGGTCCTTCCACTCAACATGCGAATTCTTCTTTTGTGGAAAGTGGGTTGAGAGAGAGTTCTAGTAGGGAAGAGCATACTATGCAGACCGAATATGGACGTGTATACCAAGAGGCATCTCACCAGCATGGGACATCAGCTGAAGGCATTGGTCTCGATGAACAGCAAAATGGGGATAGGGAAAACCCTATATTGGGCTCACAATCTTCTGTGTCTGTTTCGAGCCCTCCTAGTTCACCTCCACATGTTTCACATGATGAGATGGATGTTTCTGGTGATTCACCTGCGTTGCCAACTTCTGCTGATGGTGATCGAACTGTGATGTCTGACATTGACCATGCGGCTTCAACCTTAGATGCAGCCAACACAAGCAGAATCAATACCTCAAGCACAGTTTCTCACTTGGAGGATGATGAATGGCCAAGTGAAAATAATGAAAATCGTCAAAAGCAAGATGAGTATGACGAAGAAAGCAATAGCTACCAGGAAGATGAAATCAATGAAGGTGACGATGAAAATCTTGACTTGGATGATGAGTTTGCAGAGGGGCATAGTACACATATAGAAATGGAACCGGTTATACTTGGATTTGATGAGGGTGTACAGGTTGAAATCCCCCCAAATCCTGAGGTTGAGTTAGTATCCATGAAGAACACACACTCAGGTGTCATGGAGCAGCAGGTGGGCAGTAGTTCAGTTTGTCCTTCTGACTTGGTTACTGAAGCAGAGAAGGCACTGCGGAATTTGGCTCTTGATCAAATAAATGCTTTGACAGATGAAACTAACAATGAGCCATCCAATAGCTTAGTAGCATCTGCGCCAGGCTCCAAGTTACATCAAGCACCTTCCACTGATCCTATTATGCCACCAGCTTCAGCAGTTAGTGGCCGGAGTGAAGTCCCTGTCAATCTCCAGTTTGGTTTATTTTCTGGGCCTTCTTTGATACCAACTCCTGTTCCAGCCATTCAGATTGGTTCCATTCAAATGCCTATAAATCTCCACAACCAGATTAATCCATCCCTATCTCAAGTACACCCTTCACCAGCTCCATTGTTCCAGTTTGGCCAGTTGAGGTATGTGCGCCCTATTGCCCAGAATGTTCAGTCGGTTTCTCAGGCGATGCCTTCAATTCATTCATCTGCACCAGCTCCTTATATATTGAACCAGTATGGTTCAAGTGGTCTCCCAAATGAAATTAATCAACACACTCACCAGAATATCCCAAGAGAGGCAGCTCAGTCCAGCTCTATTGAGAAATCTGTGGTGTCTGCAGCCAATCTTTCCTTTATGTTGCAGCattcagattctcagaagcttgGTGCACCTGCAATCAACCAGATGGTTGATGCAGAGGGATTTCACAACCTGCTGGATAGATCTTCCCTGGGGGAAAACATGTGCAGAGTTTCAAAACCTGAAAGTCACAGGAATCATGATATCTCTCTGAAGAGGAATTACAGACCTACTTCTAACAACAGAGAATCTTCTCAAGTTAATTCAGATGCAAAAATTGTGAGTGGTCCAAAGGCTCCAGGTGCTGTACCTGGTGGAAGAGGGAGAAAATACGGTTATGCTGTCAAGGAATCTAATATAAGGTCAACAAGTTCAGTTGACCATTCTAATAAAGATTCAAGAGGATTACAGAGGAGGTCTCGTAGGAACATAAGAAGAACTGAATTTAGAGTTCGGGAAAATGTCGAAAAGAACCACATTCAAGATGAGTCATTTAGTCACAGTGAGCAGAACGAGAAGCCATATTCCAATGGAACAGCAAGAGAAATTCCTTTGAAAAATCCAAACAGAAGGGAAGGTGATAAGTCATTTAGGGCTAATGAAGCAATCGATCTTAGTGCAGGTCCAtctacatgtgctaattattacaGCAAGACAGAGAGAAGTACACACAAGGCTCCATCTTACGAGAGATCTCATAGTGGGAACAAGAAATCGAGAGCAGGTGGTGCTATCCCTGAAGGAGATGTTAATGCTTCATCACAGGCTGCAGTTGCACGTGTTGTTAGGCAGCAGGGCATCGAAATCCCTGTTGATGCAGATGGTTTTATTGAAGTAAGGTCTAAGAGGCAGATCATGAGTGTCAGGAGAGAACTGAGGGAGAAAGAAAATAGATCCAAGATGAGGATAGCAAAG GCTCCCCGCAAACAGCATCAAGTTTCTCTGCACAGTTCTAGTAGTCCAAATTTGAACAAGGGAACTGTTTCTTTGGCAGAACCTGCAAAGAAAGCTTCTTTGGATTCTGTCATGGCTGTTGAAAGCAGAGTCATTGACCCTGCTGAATCATCTGTTGCACTGAAGGGTGATAAAGCTTCCATGACACCCATAGGGCAACCTTTGGTCAACGCAGAATCTCATACAAACTACTACGCAAAGAA GCCTATCCATAGCCAGCCATCCTCAGATGCGGTCAATTCAGGAAAGCTCGTGACAAGCCTATCTGAAGAAAACAATAAAACGATGCCCATTAGCACTCCATTTAACATAGGCACCTGGGATAATTCACAATTAAACCAGcag GTTATGCCAttaactcaaactcaacttgaAGAAGCTATGAAACCAGGGAAGTTTGAACAAGCTGGTTCTGGCTTTTCTTTGGAGCCCAACAATGCTCTGTCTCCCACACTAGGTTCTGAAAAAGCATTCCCTTCATCTGCTAGCCCTATTAATTCTCTTCTTGCCGGGGAGAAGATTCAGTTTG GAGCAGTTACCTCACCAACTGTACTGCCTCCAGTCAGCCGAACTATTACAAGTGGGCTTGGTCCTCCAGGTTCATCTAGGCCTGATATGAAGATTGATCGCAACTTGCCTGGTGATAGCAATAGTACTGCCATTTTGTTTGATAAGGAGACGTCTACAACAAAGGAACCATCACCAAACTCCGATGATGTTGAAGCTGAAGCTGAGGCTGAAGCAGCTGCCTCTGCTGTGGCTGTTGCAGCTATTAGTAGTGATGAGATAGTTGGATCTGGAGCTGATGCAACGGCAGCTTCTGCTTCAGACAACAAAAGTTTCGGCAATAAGAATCTTGCTGGATTAGCATCAGGAG GTCAATCATCCACAGATGAACCACTCAGCGTCGCTCTTCCAGCAGACTTGTCAGTTGATACTCCACCAATGTCCCTGTGGCACCCTCTGCCAAGTCCACAGGCATCAGGACCGATGCTTTCTCAATTTCCTGGTGCACAGCCATCCCACTTTTCCTGCTTTGAGATGAACACAATGTTAGGAGGGCAGATTTTTGCATTTGGACCAAGTGATGAATGTGCTGGTTCTCAGGGTCAGCAGCCTCAAAGAAGCAATGCTTTACCTTCAGCACCATTGGGAGCTTGGCCACAATGCCACTCTGGGGTTGAGTCATTTTATCGTCCTCCCACTGGGTTTGCTGGTCCTTTCATTAGCCCTGGAGGGATACCAGGCGTACAAGGTCCTCCACATATGGTGGTCTACAATCACTTTGCTCCTGTAGGGCAGTTTAGTCAAATGGGACTTGGTTTCATGGGAACCACTTATATTCCTGGTGACAAGCAGCCTGACTGGAAGCAAAACCAAGGACCTCCGGTTGTTGGTGTTAGCCAGAGTGATCCAAACAACCAAAATATGGTACCTGGTCAAGTAAGCTCGCCCAGTGTTCCTACTCCAGTACAGCATCTACGCCCAACCTCCATCATGCCAATTCCATCTCCACTGACCATGTTTGATATTGCTCCATTCCAG TCATCTACAGATATACAGATGCAGCCTTGTTGGCCACATATGCCTGTAGCACCACTACACACCGTCCCATTATCAGTGCCACTACAGCAGCATCCAATGGACGGCACAGCTGCAGCGCAGTTTGTTCATAACATCCAAGTGGACAACAAAGCGAGTTCGAATAACCGGTTCCAGGAGCCCTCTGCTTCTGTTGTTCCAGCAGATAACAGCAAGAACATTCCAAATGCATCTGCTACTCAGTTCACAGATGATTTAGGCCTTGTTGAACAGCCAGCCTCCACAAGTTCAAATGCTCAAACTGTTCAGCCTTCGTTTGCCCGGGTAGGCATGATCAGCAATGAAGTCCCAAACAGTGCCAAAGTTATGGGTAGGTCGTCGAACACACCAAATGTTAACCCTGGGATTGCTACAGGGGTCAGCAACTCAAATGGAAGTCAGGTTGCCAGCATGCCTTCCAAGCCCCAccaatcttcatcatcatcggGTCAACAGTACCAACATCAAGTTAATAATCAAGATCGTCGGTCTCGGGTGACCCAAAAGACTGGAGCTGTCAATGAATGGCAACGCCGTTCAGGATACCAGGGAAGGAATCAAAATTCCGGTTCTGACAAGAACTTGGGCACTGGTAGGATGAAGCAGATCTATGTTGCAAAATCATCATCAGCAAGTGGCCATGCCCCATCTGGTTAG